A segment of the Brevibacterium zhoupengii genome:
ACCGACTCGCTGTTCGTGAGTTCACCTGGAATCCTGGCCGCCCAGATGTCTCCGCCGTTGCTCTTCTGCGTGGACGGACACTGTCCGATGTGTCGAAGTCCCTGGGCGGAGATGTCACGATCGGCCTGAGCAACGATGCGGGCAAGGATCTCATCTCCTTCACCTCGGCGGGCCGAGTCACAACCTCGCTGCTCGTCGAAGGCGAATATCCCAAAGTACGGTCGCTGTTCCCTGACTCTGTGCCGATCCACGCGATCGTCGAGACTGGCGTTCTGCGTGAGGCAGTTCGTCGTGTCTCCCTCGTTGCCGAGAGAAATACTCCGCTGCGCTTCGAGGTCAGCGACGGAATGCTCACACTCCACGCCGGTACCGGTGACGATGCCCAGGCATCGGAAGCCCTCGAAGCGGTGCTGCAGGGTGACCCGATCACCGTGGGCTTCAACCCGCACTACATCGCCGAGGGACTGGCCGCGATCGAGAGCCCGTACGTGAACTTTTCGTTCACTCAGCCGATGAAACCTGTCATCATCTCGGGACAGAGAGATCTGGAGTCGTCGGCCGACGAATCGTATCGATACTTGCTCATGCCAACTCGTATCTGAATGTGGATATCCCGACTTTCGCTGCGTAACTACCGGTCCTATCCGGAACTCGATCTCGAGTTCGAGCCCGGGGTCACCACTTTCGTGGCCGACAACGGTACGGGCAAGACCAATATCGTCGAAGCTATCGGGTATCTGGCCCATCTGCGTTCTCATCGAGTTGCCTTCGATGCACCTTTGGTCAACGAGTATGCGCAGACGGCAACCGTGTCTGCTCTCGTCAACCGTGATCAGCGTCATGCGACCGTAGAAGTCTCGATACAGTCGAAGGGCGCCAACCGGGCACGAGTCAACCGATCTCCAGTGAAGATGAAGGAGATCCTGGGACTCGTGTCCTGTGTGGTCTTCGCGCCGGAGGATCTCAGCCTGGTGCGTGGCGAA
Coding sequences within it:
- the dnaN gene encoding DNA polymerase III subunit beta, with the protein product MNAEASPLKFKVNRDVLADAVTWATKTLPSRPSAPVLTGILITAEAGGTVRLSVFDYEVSSRVEIAADVVTAGTVLVSGRLLADISKALPNQEVTLEQIDSKVDVTCSSSRFSLMTMPVGEYPSLPQVPDASGTVSAGEFQNAVSQVTIATSKDDTLPILTSVRVEIEGEKVTLLATDRYRLAVREFTWNPGRPDVSAVALLRGRTLSDVSKSLGGDVTIGLSNDAGKDLISFTSAGRVTTSLLVEGEYPKVRSLFPDSVPIHAIVETGVLREAVRRVSLVAERNTPLRFEVSDGMLTLHAGTGDDAQASEALEAVLQGDPITVGFNPHYIAEGLAAIESPYVNFSFTQPMKPVIISGQRDLESSADESYRYLLMPTRI